Proteins encoded within one genomic window of Arachis ipaensis cultivar K30076 chromosome B08, Araip1.1, whole genome shotgun sequence:
- the LOC107614378 gene encoding sodium/hydrogen exchanger 7-like isoform X1, whose protein sequence is MLWRMGLMALSIRAPMIAKMLQVLICTLSCLLLSKEFKICYLSCHWECSILHLQGQLLRVKVDKVYISFEEMVAYIANTSIFILSGVVIAEGVLGDDNVFHHDSLQILGSVEGTSWTYLLLLYVYVQVSRCIVVGALFPLLRYFGYGLDWKEASILIWSSGLQGAVALSLSLSVKRSSGQSLELTPKTGTLFVFFTGGIVFLTLIVNGSTTQFALHYLDMDKLIAAKKHILDFTKYEMLNKALEAFGELGDDEELREF, encoded by the exons ATGTTGTGGCGAATGGGACTTATGGCACTGTCTATAAGGGCACCTATGATAGCCAAGATGTTGCAGGTTTTAATTTGCACTCTTAGTTGTCTTTTGTTGTCCAAAGAATTCAAAATCTGTTATTTGTCATGTCATTGGGAAT GTTCTATTTTGCATTTGCAAGGACAGCTTTTAAGGGTGAAAGTCGACAAAGTTTACATATCTTTTG AGGAAATGGTTGCATATATTGCTAATACATCAATTTTCATCTTGAG TGGAGTTGTTATAGCTGAAGGAGTACTTGGTGATGACAATGTCTTCCATCATG ACTCGCTGCAAATTCTTGGTTCTGTTGAAGGAACATCATGGACCTACCTCTTGCTTCTCTATGTTTATGTTCAAGTGTCAAGATGCATCGTAGTTGGTGCATTATTTCCCTTGCTAAGGTATTTTGGATATGGCTTGGATTGGAAAGAAGCTAGTATTCTAATCTGGTCATCAGGATTGCAAGGGGCAGTTGCCTTGTCACTTTCATTATCAGTCAAG CGTTCGAGTGGCCAATCACTTGAATTGACTCCAAAGACAGGAACACTG TTTGTTTTCTTCACTGGTGGTATTGTGTTTTTAACACTTATAGTGAATGGTTCGACAACACAGTTCGCTTTACACTACCTTGACATGGACAAATTAATAGCTGCAAAG AAACATATCCTTGATTTCACAAAGTATGAAATGTTGAACAAAGCACTAGAAGCTTTTGGTGAACTTGGAGATGATGAGGAACTTAGAGAATTTTAA
- the LOC107614378 gene encoding sodium/hydrogen exchanger 7-like isoform X2, protein MLWRMGLMALSIRAPMIAKMLQVLICTLSCLLLSKEFKICYLSCHWECSILHLQGQLLRVKVDKVYISFEEMVAYIANTSIFILSGVVIAEGVLGDDNVFHHGTSWTYLLLLYVYVQVSRCIVVGALFPLLRYFGYGLDWKEASILIWSSGLQGAVALSLSLSVKRSSGQSLELTPKTGTLFVFFTGGIVFLTLIVNGSTTQFALHYLDMDKLIAAKKHILDFTKYEMLNKALEAFGELGDDEELREF, encoded by the exons ATGTTGTGGCGAATGGGACTTATGGCACTGTCTATAAGGGCACCTATGATAGCCAAGATGTTGCAGGTTTTAATTTGCACTCTTAGTTGTCTTTTGTTGTCCAAAGAATTCAAAATCTGTTATTTGTCATGTCATTGGGAAT GTTCTATTTTGCATTTGCAAGGACAGCTTTTAAGGGTGAAAGTCGACAAAGTTTACATATCTTTTG AGGAAATGGTTGCATATATTGCTAATACATCAATTTTCATCTTGAG TGGAGTTGTTATAGCTGAAGGAGTACTTGGTGATGACAATGTCTTCCATCATG GAACATCATGGACCTACCTCTTGCTTCTCTATGTTTATGTTCAAGTGTCAAGATGCATCGTAGTTGGTGCATTATTTCCCTTGCTAAGGTATTTTGGATATGGCTTGGATTGGAAAGAAGCTAGTATTCTAATCTGGTCATCAGGATTGCAAGGGGCAGTTGCCTTGTCACTTTCATTATCAGTCAAG CGTTCGAGTGGCCAATCACTTGAATTGACTCCAAAGACAGGAACACTG TTTGTTTTCTTCACTGGTGGTATTGTGTTTTTAACACTTATAGTGAATGGTTCGACAACACAGTTCGCTTTACACTACCTTGACATGGACAAATTAATAGCTGCAAAG AAACATATCCTTGATTTCACAAAGTATGAAATGTTGAACAAAGCACTAGAAGCTTTTGGTGAACTTGGAGATGATGAGGAACTTAGAGAATTTTAA
- the LOC107614378 gene encoding sodium/hydrogen exchanger 7-like isoform X3 yields MLLRESSLQHVVANGTYGTVYKGTYDSQDVAGSILHLQGQLLRVKVDKVYISFEEMVAYIANTSIFILSGVVIAEGVLGDDNVFHHDSLQILGSVEGTSWTYLLLLYVYVQVSRCIVVGALFPLLRYFGYGLDWKEASILIWSSGLQGAVALSLSLSVKRSSGQSLELTPKTGTLFVFFTGGIVFLTLIVNGSTTQFALHYLDMDKLIAAKKHILDFTKYEMLNKALEAFGELGDDEELREF; encoded by the exons ATGCTGTTAAGAGAATCCAGTTTGCAACATGTTGTGGCGAATGGGACTTATGGCACTGTCTATAAGGGCACCTATGATAGCCAAGATGTTGCAG GTTCTATTTTGCATTTGCAAGGACAGCTTTTAAGGGTGAAAGTCGACAAAGTTTACATATCTTTTG AGGAAATGGTTGCATATATTGCTAATACATCAATTTTCATCTTGAG TGGAGTTGTTATAGCTGAAGGAGTACTTGGTGATGACAATGTCTTCCATCATG ACTCGCTGCAAATTCTTGGTTCTGTTGAAGGAACATCATGGACCTACCTCTTGCTTCTCTATGTTTATGTTCAAGTGTCAAGATGCATCGTAGTTGGTGCATTATTTCCCTTGCTAAGGTATTTTGGATATGGCTTGGATTGGAAAGAAGCTAGTATTCTAATCTGGTCATCAGGATTGCAAGGGGCAGTTGCCTTGTCACTTTCATTATCAGTCAAG CGTTCGAGTGGCCAATCACTTGAATTGACTCCAAAGACAGGAACACTG TTTGTTTTCTTCACTGGTGGTATTGTGTTTTTAACACTTATAGTGAATGGTTCGACAACACAGTTCGCTTTACACTACCTTGACATGGACAAATTAATAGCTGCAAAG AAACATATCCTTGATTTCACAAAGTATGAAATGTTGAACAAAGCACTAGAAGCTTTTGGTGAACTTGGAGATGATGAGGAACTTAGAGAATTTTAA
- the LOC110265440 gene encoding uncharacterized protein LOC110265440 — MMQDIRRGYDHLTIWLRPDIKKELDIHFSTDKVFKYRHLTNRTNWTLPRSSKYTDGLATFMKTKSRVSKSLEREATSAETFKYTHMLKANKERFADERSAAHYVSFN; from the exons ATGATGCAGGACATTCGTCGGGGGTACGACCACCTCACGATTTGGCTCCGTCCAGATATTAAGAAGGAATTGGACATCCATTTTAGTACTGATAAGGTGTTCAAGTATCGCCATCTGACGAACAGAACTAATTGGACTTTGCCGAGGTCGTCGAAGTATACTGATGGGTTGGCGACTTTCATGAAGACGAAGAGCAGGGTG TCTAAGTCGTTAGAGCGTGAGGCGACATCGGCGGAGACCTTTAAGTATACCCATATGTTGAAGgccaacaaggagagatttgctgATGAGCGGTCTGCGGCTCATTATGTGAGTTTCAATTAA